A region from the Variovorax sp. RKNM96 genome encodes:
- a CDS encoding VOC family protein — MALKLDHIVIAVHDLERTIADYGALGFHVVRGGAHPGRATHNALVVFEDGSYFELIAWREPSPTERWWQLLQRHGEGIVDFALLPRSTAVTVDDAKARGLALDGPLDGGRVRPDGERLRWQTARAPSADLPFLCGDLTPRHLRVPEGKVRVHANGTLGVASLAVAVRDLDATLARYRALLGPVPDDAATHIGEPVAVPGSNVRVAVIALGGSVLVLSSPRENAAVEKEGGDALAQRLAARGEGPYAVVLHTEAPKSTGVLDLAGTHGALIELDLPPVDLHVKHGARSHRVNSMVGG; from the coding sequence ATGGCATTGAAACTCGACCACATCGTGATCGCGGTGCACGACCTCGAACGCACCATCGCCGACTACGGCGCGCTCGGGTTCCACGTGGTGCGCGGCGGTGCCCATCCGGGCCGCGCCACGCACAACGCGCTGGTGGTGTTCGAGGACGGCAGCTACTTCGAGCTGATCGCCTGGCGCGAACCGTCACCCACCGAGCGCTGGTGGCAATTGCTGCAGCGGCATGGCGAAGGCATCGTCGATTTCGCGCTGTTGCCGCGCAGCACCGCGGTCACCGTGGACGATGCGAAGGCGCGCGGCCTCGCGCTCGACGGCCCGCTCGATGGCGGCCGCGTGCGCCCCGACGGCGAACGCCTGCGCTGGCAGACGGCGCGTGCGCCCTCGGCCGATTTGCCTTTCCTGTGCGGCGATCTCACGCCGCGCCATCTGCGCGTGCCCGAAGGCAAGGTGCGCGTGCATGCCAACGGCACGCTCGGCGTGGCGAGCCTTGCGGTCGCGGTGCGCGATCTCGATGCCACGCTGGCGCGCTACCGCGCGCTGCTCGGCCCTGTGCCCGACGATGCCGCCACGCACATCGGCGAGCCTGTGGCCGTGCCCGGCAGCAATGTGCGCGTGGCGGTCATTGCGTTGGGCGGCAGCGTGCTGGTGCTGTCGTCGCCGCGCGAGAACGCCGCGGTCGAGAAGGAGGGCGGCGATGCGCTCGCGCAGCGGCTTGCGGCGCGCGGCGAAGGGCCGTATGCGGTGGTGCTGCACACCGAGGCGCCGAAGTCGACCGGCGTGCTCGACCTGGCGGGAACGCATGGCGCACTGATCGAACTCGACCTGCCGCCGGTGGATCTCCACGTGAAGCACGGCGCGCGCAGTCACCGGGTCAACAGCATGGTCGGAGGCTGA
- a CDS encoding ABC transporter ATP-binding protein has product MPSLLEIKGLTRRFGGLTAVNAVDLQVGEGELLSVIGPNGAGKTTLFNLVTGLDRPDAGQVLFEGQDITGLPAQQLAQRGLARTFQHGRVFANLSVLDNVLVGAHTRLRAVKPRVGGVPGLGALAELALALLQPSAVRREEEALRKDALEIIALFGERLAPRIDHPAYSLSYANRRRVEIARALALKPRLLLLDEPTAGMNESETAEMLEIIRGLKSRGQTILLIEHKLDLVMQLSDRVAVLDDGRKIAEGLPDEVRNDPAVIEAYLGHRHVGQTQAEAVPA; this is encoded by the coding sequence ATGCCATCGCTGCTTGAGATCAAGGGCCTCACGCGCCGCTTCGGCGGGTTGACTGCGGTGAACGCGGTCGACCTTCAGGTGGGCGAGGGCGAGCTGCTCAGCGTGATCGGGCCGAATGGGGCAGGGAAGACCACGCTTTTCAACCTCGTGACCGGCCTCGACCGGCCCGATGCGGGGCAGGTGCTGTTCGAGGGGCAGGACATCACCGGCCTGCCTGCGCAGCAGCTCGCGCAACGCGGACTTGCGCGCACCTTCCAGCATGGCCGCGTGTTCGCGAATCTCTCGGTACTCGACAACGTACTGGTCGGTGCGCACACGCGGCTGCGCGCCGTGAAACCGCGTGTCGGCGGCGTGCCGGGCCTGGGCGCCTTGGCTGAGCTGGCGCTCGCGCTGCTGCAGCCTTCCGCCGTGCGGCGCGAGGAAGAAGCGCTGCGCAAGGACGCGCTCGAAATCATCGCGCTCTTCGGCGAACGGCTCGCGCCGCGCATCGACCATCCCGCGTACAGCCTCTCGTATGCGAACCGACGCCGCGTCGAGATCGCACGTGCGCTCGCACTCAAGCCGCGGTTGTTGCTGCTCGACGAACCCACGGCCGGCATGAACGAGAGCGAAACCGCAGAGATGCTGGAGATCATTCGCGGCCTCAAGTCGCGCGGGCAGACCATCCTCTTGATCGAGCACAAGCTCGACCTCGTGATGCAACTGTCCGATCGTGTGGCCGTGCTCGACGACGGGCGAAAGATCGCCGAGGGATTGCCGGATGAAGTGCGCAACGATCCGGCCGTGATCGAGGCCTACCTCGGCCATCGCCACGTCGGTCAAACACAGGCAGAGGCGGTGCCCGCATGA
- a CDS encoding alpha/beta fold hydrolase, producing MTSTPAPTNYYGASRLMRAMRFGLGASQRLWPALGVRAAYRVFGTPLPPKWLYRGQHPGADWRHEAWSFEDASVGIYHLAAQDSGAESAPVVLLVHGWGGHAGQMLPLAQAMAAVGLRPVLLELPAHGRSEGMATNGAQFARAIDYVTARLAADGRALRAVVAHSLGANALAYAAGRGLPAERIVLLAPPASPREYTRYFAHAFGLSEQTRAAMQRMFEAREGVLMPQFEPALAGPRIAQPTLIVHDRDDRVNRFADAEAYRDAIARAQLVATQGWGHRRILKEQAVLAQVTQFLVQSPTVM from the coding sequence ATGACGAGCACCCCCGCCCCCACGAACTACTACGGCGCCAGCCGGCTGATGCGCGCGATGCGCTTCGGCCTCGGCGCATCGCAGCGCCTCTGGCCCGCACTGGGCGTGCGCGCGGCCTACCGGGTGTTCGGCACGCCGTTGCCGCCCAAGTGGCTGTACCGCGGGCAGCACCCCGGTGCCGACTGGCGGCACGAGGCTTGGTCCTTCGAGGATGCGAGCGTCGGCATCTACCACCTGGCGGCGCAGGACTCGGGTGCGGAATCGGCGCCCGTCGTACTGCTGGTGCACGGCTGGGGCGGGCATGCGGGCCAGATGCTGCCGCTCGCGCAGGCGATGGCCGCGGTGGGCCTTCGTCCGGTGCTGCTCGAACTGCCCGCGCACGGCCGCAGCGAAGGCATGGCGACCAACGGCGCGCAGTTCGCGCGCGCCATCGACTACGTCACCGCCCGGCTCGCCGCCGACGGCCGTGCATTGCGCGCCGTGGTCGCGCATTCGCTGGGCGCCAATGCGCTGGCGTATGCCGCGGGACGCGGGCTGCCGGCCGAACGCATCGTGCTGCTCGCACCGCCCGCTTCGCCGCGCGAATACACGCGCTACTTCGCGCACGCCTTCGGCCTCAGCGAGCAGACGCGCGCCGCGATGCAGCGGATGTTCGAGGCGCGCGAAGGCGTGCTGATGCCGCAGTTCGAACCCGCGCTCGCGGGCCCGCGCATCGCGCAGCCGACGCTGATCGTCCATGACCGCGACGACCGCGTGAACCGCTTCGCCGATGCCGAGGCCTACCGCGATGCAATTGCCCGCGCACAACTCGTTGCCACGCAGGGCTGGGGCCACCGCCGCATCCTCAAGGAGCAGGCCGTGCTCGCGCAGGTTACGCAGTTCCTGGTGCAGTCGCCGACGGTCATGTGA
- a CDS encoding RcnB family protein, whose protein sequence is MIINSKSMAVAAAALAMCMAAGSAFAQDRRFDGRPGDGRPGAEQRHDNRNFDRRGPNRDYRGNQDFRDGRQFDRRGFPQPHAEWRRGGRVPAEYRGRNYVVNDYRAYSLQAPPRGYQWVGVGGDYVLAAIATGLIAQIIAGQ, encoded by the coding sequence ATGATCATCAATTCAAAGAGCATGGCCGTCGCTGCTGCGGCGCTCGCGATGTGCATGGCAGCGGGAAGCGCCTTCGCGCAAGACCGCCGCTTCGATGGACGGCCCGGCGACGGGCGTCCGGGCGCCGAACAACGGCACGACAACCGCAACTTCGACCGGCGCGGTCCGAACCGCGACTACCGCGGCAACCAGGACTTCCGCGATGGCCGCCAGTTCGATCGCCGCGGCTTCCCGCAGCCGCACGCCGAATGGCGCCGCGGTGGCCGCGTCCCGGCCGAGTACCGGGGCCGCAACTACGTGGTGAACGACTACCGCGCCTATAGCCTGCAGGCACCGCCCCGCGGCTACCAGTGGGTCGGCGTGGGTGGCGACTACGTGCTCGCCGCCATTGCCACCGGCCTGATCGCGCAGATCATCGCGGGCCAGTAA
- a CDS encoding dihydrofolate reductase family protein yields the protein MRKLILQMQMSVDGYVSPANGNLDWQVWGWGDRWAWDDRLKAYFNTVFEGVDTILLSRKIVEEGYLDHWGRAAKNYPANPQFAFAQKVVDAQKVVLTDKLKASRWERTVIAHRGLVEEVNALKREEGKDILVIGGVGFASSLVTEGLVDEFQFFVNPTAVGAGRSVFHDQRKGHKLRLLGSTGYECGVVVNRYGPQ from the coding sequence ATGCGCAAGCTCATATTGCAGATGCAGATGTCCGTCGATGGTTACGTCTCGCCCGCCAACGGCAACCTCGACTGGCAGGTCTGGGGCTGGGGCGATCGCTGGGCCTGGGACGACAGGTTGAAGGCGTACTTCAACACCGTCTTCGAAGGCGTCGACACCATCTTGTTGAGCCGCAAGATCGTGGAGGAGGGCTACCTCGACCACTGGGGACGCGCGGCGAAGAACTATCCGGCCAACCCGCAGTTCGCCTTCGCGCAGAAGGTGGTCGATGCGCAGAAGGTCGTGCTCACCGACAAGCTGAAGGCGTCGCGCTGGGAGCGCACCGTCATCGCGCACCGCGGCCTGGTCGAAGAGGTGAATGCGCTCAAGCGAGAGGAGGGCAAGGACATCCTCGTCATCGGTGGCGTCGGCTTCGCGTCGTCGCTCGTGACGGAGGGACTGGTCGACGAGTTCCAGTTCTTCGTGAATCCCACGGCCGTGGGCGCAGGGCGTTCGGTGTTCCACGACCAGCGCAAGGGGCACAAGCTGCGCCTGCTCGGATCGACCGGCTATGAATGCGGCGTCGTGGTCAACCGCTACGGCCCGCAGTGA
- a CDS encoding SEL1-like repeat protein, with product MAARHAAGDLRAAYELACHLRDGEGVEADPREALRWMARAAGVREPGDAPSTASPEGLPVAMCELSKMLRWDTAGLGADAPLGRAWLLHAIAHGGADDAATQAQLGYMLCEGEGGERDLEGGVQHYELAAEKNNTMALYNLGLAHKLGEPGEPDLARAIGYFRRGHEAGDTAATMQLGRTLCLHAGALAEQGHGEAEVNVLYAEALYARQKVAEDSTQREQGWACYELGWMRFRGQGVPEDAAAAERWLLTGAALDDCEENLESQRACIEVLAQTFYGDPDSPLFDEDKAREWTQRLLALPATTPDAPV from the coding sequence ATGGCCGCGCGCCACGCCGCCGGTGACCTGCGGGCCGCCTACGAGCTGGCCTGCCATCTGCGCGACGGCGAGGGGGTCGAGGCCGACCCGCGCGAAGCCCTGCGCTGGATGGCGCGCGCCGCCGGCGTGCGCGAGCCCGGCGATGCCCCCTCGACCGCGTCACCCGAGGGCCTGCCCGTGGCGATGTGCGAGCTCTCGAAGATGCTGCGCTGGGACACAGCGGGCCTCGGCGCCGACGCCCCTCTGGGGCGCGCGTGGCTGCTGCACGCCATCGCCCATGGCGGCGCGGACGACGCCGCCACGCAGGCCCAGCTCGGCTACATGCTGTGCGAAGGCGAGGGTGGCGAGCGCGACCTGGAAGGCGGCGTGCAGCACTACGAACTGGCCGCCGAGAAGAACAACACGATGGCGCTCTACAACCTCGGCCTGGCGCACAAGCTCGGCGAACCCGGCGAGCCCGACCTGGCGCGCGCGATCGGCTACTTCCGCCGTGGCCACGAAGCCGGCGACACCGCCGCCACGATGCAGCTCGGCCGCACGCTGTGCCTGCACGCAGGGGCGCTGGCCGAACAGGGCCATGGAGAAGCGGAGGTGAACGTCCTGTATGCCGAAGCCCTCTACGCGCGGCAGAAGGTGGCGGAGGACAGCACCCAGCGCGAACAGGGCTGGGCCTGCTACGAACTGGGCTGGATGCGCTTTCGGGGGCAAGGCGTGCCGGAAGACGCTGCCGCCGCCGAGCGCTGGCTGCTCACCGGTGCCGCGCTCGACGACTGCGAAGAGAACCTGGAGAGCCAGCGCGCCTGCATCGAGGTCTTGGCGCAGACGTTCTACGGTGACCCCGACAGTCCGCTCTTCGACGAGGACAAAGCCCGCGAGTGGACACAACGCCTGCTGGCGCTGCCCGCTACCACGCCGGATGCACCGGTGTGA
- a CDS encoding helix-turn-helix domain-containing protein, translating to MATAQKSLCPINLALEVFGDRWSLLIVRDMMFAGKRHFREFLQSEEGISSNILTERLGKLVEHGVLSKTDDPTHKQKAIYSLTPMGIDLLPVVTQISIWGRKYTPATRESGAPAAALEKGGPALQKKMQATLRKAHLS from the coding sequence ATGGCCACCGCACAGAAATCGCTCTGCCCGATCAACCTCGCGCTCGAAGTCTTCGGCGACCGCTGGAGCCTTCTGATCGTTCGCGACATGATGTTTGCCGGCAAGCGGCATTTCAGGGAGTTCCTGCAGTCCGAGGAAGGCATCTCCTCGAACATCCTGACCGAGCGCCTGGGCAAGCTTGTCGAGCACGGCGTGCTCAGCAAGACCGACGATCCGACCCACAAGCAGAAGGCCATCTACAGCCTCACGCCGATGGGCATCGACCTGCTGCCGGTGGTGACGCAGATCAGCATCTGGGGGCGCAAGTACACGCCGGCGACCAGGGAGAGCGGTGCGCCCGCGGCGGCGCTGGAGAAAGGCGGTCCAGCGTTGCAGAAGAAGATGCAGGCGACGCTGCGCAAGGCGCATTTGAGCTAG
- a CDS encoding CysB family HTH-type transcriptional regulator yields MNFQQLRSVREAVRCGFNLTEVAHTLHTSQPGVSRQIRELEEELGIELFVRAGKRLTGLTEPGGHVLPIIERMLLESSNLRHAGQEFVAQQSGLLSIAATHSQARYAMPVAVQEFRAQFPNVKLHLHQGSPKQIAQMLIDGEADVGIATEALGDYPQLVALPCYRWTHSVIVPPGHPLLDAPLSLEALTRYPLITYDTGFTGRSRIDEAFEQRGLQPNIVLAAMDADVIKTYVHLGLGVGIVAGVAYEAERDTQLRAIDAGRLFGINLTKLAVRRGNYLRKYVYAFIESFAPTLTRAIVEKALGDEAKASHYEI; encoded by the coding sequence ATGAACTTCCAACAACTGCGCTCGGTACGCGAGGCCGTTCGTTGCGGCTTCAACCTGACCGAAGTCGCTCACACCCTTCACACCTCGCAGCCCGGCGTGAGCCGGCAGATCCGCGAACTCGAGGAGGAGCTCGGCATCGAGCTCTTCGTGCGCGCCGGCAAGCGGCTCACCGGCCTCACCGAGCCGGGCGGCCACGTGCTGCCGATCATCGAGCGCATGCTGCTGGAGAGCAGCAACCTGCGGCACGCGGGGCAGGAATTCGTCGCGCAGCAGAGCGGGCTGCTCTCCATCGCGGCCACGCACTCGCAGGCGCGCTATGCGATGCCTGTGGCCGTGCAGGAATTCCGCGCGCAGTTTCCGAACGTGAAACTGCACCTGCACCAGGGCTCGCCCAAGCAGATCGCACAGATGCTGATCGACGGCGAGGCCGACGTGGGCATCGCCACCGAGGCGCTGGGCGACTACCCGCAGCTGGTCGCCCTGCCCTGCTACCGCTGGACGCATTCGGTGATCGTGCCGCCGGGCCATCCGCTGCTCGATGCGCCGCTGTCGCTCGAGGCGCTCACGCGCTATCCGCTGATCACCTACGACACCGGCTTCACCGGCCGCTCGCGCATCGACGAGGCTTTCGAGCAGCGCGGGCTGCAGCCCAACATCGTGCTCGCCGCGATGGATGCCGACGTGATCAAGACCTACGTGCACCTGGGCCTGGGCGTGGGCATCGTGGCCGGCGTGGCCTACGAGGCCGAGCGCGACACGCAGCTGCGCGCGATCGATGCGGGGCGCCTGTTCGGCATCAACCTCACCAAGCTCGCGGTGCGCCGCGGCAACTACCTGCGCAAGTACGTCTATGCCTTCATCGAGTCGTTCGCGCCGACGCTGACGCGTGCCATCGTCGAGAAGGCATTGGGCGACGAGGCCAAGGCGTCCCACTACGAAATCTAG
- a CDS encoding ABC transporter ATP-binding protein codes for MIATVARTGLPPSSLWGEGRDEGLPERTAAPPASFDAKQPLLQLRKVNSFYGPVQAHFDLDIEVRKGQIVSLLGGNASGKSTTMKIVLGLLKPRSGEVNFNGESMLGLGTPQIIRKGIGSVPEARRLFSAMTVRENLLMGAYARSDRKAVAEDLERMLELFPRVAERIEFQAGTLSGGEQQMVAMARALMGRPQLICMDEPTMGLSPLYVDKVLELIARINGQGVSVFMVEQNASLALQIAHHGYVLQTGRIVLSGPARELLADARIRDAYLGGEGAARTAS; via the coding sequence ATGATCGCCACCGTCGCCCGCACGGGTCTTCCGCCTTCGTCGCTCTGGGGCGAAGGTCGCGACGAAGGACTGCCCGAACGCACCGCGGCACCTCCTGCATCTTTCGACGCGAAGCAACCGCTGCTCCAACTGCGCAAGGTCAACAGCTTCTACGGCCCCGTGCAGGCGCACTTCGACCTCGACATCGAAGTGCGCAAGGGCCAGATCGTGAGCCTGCTCGGCGGCAACGCGAGCGGCAAGTCGACCACGATGAAGATCGTGCTCGGCCTGCTCAAGCCGCGCTCGGGCGAAGTGAACTTCAACGGCGAGTCGATGCTCGGCCTCGGCACGCCGCAGATCATCCGCAAGGGCATCGGCTCGGTGCCCGAGGCGCGGCGGCTCTTCTCCGCGATGACCGTGCGCGAGAACCTGCTGATGGGCGCCTATGCGCGCAGCGATCGCAAGGCCGTGGCCGAAGACCTCGAACGCATGCTCGAGCTGTTCCCGCGCGTGGCCGAGCGCATCGAGTTCCAGGCGGGCACGCTCTCGGGCGGCGAGCAGCAGATGGTGGCGATGGCGCGCGCGCTCATGGGCCGGCCGCAGCTCATCTGCATGGACGAGCCGACGATGGGCCTGTCGCCGCTGTATGTCGACAAGGTGCTCGAGCTCATCGCGCGCATCAACGGCCAGGGCGTCTCGGTCTTCATGGTCGAGCAGAACGCGAGCCTCGCGCTGCAGATCGCGCACCACGGCTACGTGCTGCAGACCGGGCGCATCGTGCTCTCGGGGCCGGCGCGCGAGCTGCTGGCCGATGCGCGCATCCGCGATGCCTACCTCGGCGGCGAGGGCGCTGCCCGCACCGCCTCCTGA
- a CDS encoding DUF6176 family protein, producing the protein MSSTSDTPACVRVRLRPDSLVRVREWASHIAGHRDQALRTLDAEGVTVESVFLESTAQGDFLIYYMRSASHDKARLAAERSTEAIDAYHQAFKSETWAGVERLELLLDLQR; encoded by the coding sequence ATGTCATCTACTTCAGATACACCGGCCTGCGTGCGCGTGCGCCTCCGGCCCGATTCATTGGTCCGCGTGCGCGAGTGGGCATCCCACATCGCCGGCCATCGTGACCAGGCGCTGCGAACCCTGGATGCGGAAGGCGTCACCGTCGAGTCGGTCTTTCTCGAATCCACCGCGCAAGGCGACTTCCTCATCTACTACATGCGCTCAGCATCGCATGACAAGGCGCGACTGGCGGCTGAACGCTCCACGGAGGCGATCGACGCATACCACCAGGCCTTCAAGAGCGAGACCTGGGCTGGCGTGGAGCGGCTCGAATTGTTGCTCGATCTCCAGCGCTAG
- a CDS encoding TetR family transcriptional regulator: MDAKTQKSELTRAAIVGAAMDLALAEGLEAISLQVIASRLGLSKSGVFSRVGSREALQKAVIEEYGRGFLADVFVPAMQKPKGLARLNDIVARWIARTRDVEAQTGCLYVAGAFEFDDREGELRDVLLEEITRWRAALRRTVTLAIEAGELKADTEPAQLVSEINGIMMNQLHDARFLRDPHTADRAAQTWQRLLSSYLA, encoded by the coding sequence ATGGACGCCAAGACCCAGAAAAGCGAACTCACCCGCGCCGCCATCGTCGGCGCGGCGATGGACCTCGCCCTGGCCGAGGGCCTGGAAGCGATCTCGCTGCAGGTCATCGCGAGCCGCCTGGGGCTCTCCAAGAGCGGCGTGTTTTCGCGCGTGGGCTCGCGCGAGGCGCTGCAGAAGGCGGTCATCGAGGAGTACGGCCGCGGCTTCCTGGCCGATGTGTTCGTGCCGGCCATGCAGAAGCCCAAGGGCCTGGCGCGACTGAACGACATCGTGGCACGCTGGATTGCCCGCACCCGCGATGTCGAGGCCCAGACCGGCTGCCTCTACGTGGCCGGTGCCTTCGAGTTCGATGACCGCGAAGGCGAGTTGCGCGATGTGCTCCTCGAGGAGATCACGCGCTGGCGCGCCGCCCTGCGCCGCACCGTGACGCTCGCCATCGAGGCCGGCGAACTCAAGGCTGACACCGAACCCGCGCAGCTGGTCAGCGAGATCAACGGGATCATGATGAACCAGCTGCACGACGCGCGTTTCCTGCGCGACCCGCACACCGCCGACAGGGCTGCGCAGACCTGGCAGCGGCTCCTTTCCAGCTACCTCGCCTGA
- a CDS encoding WG repeat-containing protein, with product MGNRSWLYFEHSSSNTGDGADSEEASANEIAEANNNFPVLWQLLLADGAASDAIDHQRVFGDAGTDNLASDAHAALARIRQLHAFVERHPMLHTLPQIALQFEALALHLAELIDETPDDSAPRFFANLDELSWLGGDAEGEGFIERNRRECNERWAEVQRCIDSGNHPGVDAALGIQRFADWESWAWQFGFGGLSHPYFDGYEAPRDERFADFEPEEEDDEDGHERLDYDNHLGGELWRFEVDGRWGVMRIAHDDDGTSHRTTVVEPAWDDIRYAGGSDPCLLWISQGERSGLLLADAEAPRVLLEPQLDEVWAFEDDIATALVGDHIGLLRTDGSWLLEPSVDEVWSFVEGRVRARVGERIGYIDLLGQWTIAPQFEEAEDFTPFGLAPVRGDEGGWGLVRAGGDWAVPPGFDSLQWRHDWEAFEATRDGKAGLLDAQGRVVIEPVYAQVDLLEEYPIEFLTTEDNDPANERGAQARPKRFAVERADGLCGLIDGRGRVLVPFDYGRFETLEPLSGQERAHAMVRRDLVRVASKGGRTAKNAPWLRGIYDVAAGRELVPCRHRTLQPLAWGTQDIGWLVADPAPRGAKVEKGQLAWASCVPTARCCTRRPIRGSPPRCRSPTAGWPRWSARSCASAGAPASR from the coding sequence ATGGGTAATCGTTCCTGGCTCTATTTCGAACACAGTTCTTCCAACACCGGCGATGGCGCTGACAGCGAAGAAGCATCGGCCAACGAAATCGCCGAAGCCAACAACAATTTCCCCGTGCTCTGGCAGCTCCTGCTGGCCGACGGCGCGGCCAGCGACGCCATCGACCACCAGCGCGTCTTTGGCGACGCCGGAACCGACAACCTTGCCAGCGACGCGCACGCCGCGCTCGCGCGCATCCGGCAACTGCACGCGTTTGTGGAGCGGCATCCGATGCTGCACACGCTGCCGCAGATCGCGCTGCAGTTCGAGGCACTGGCGCTGCACCTGGCCGAGCTGATCGATGAGACGCCGGACGACAGCGCGCCGCGCTTCTTCGCCAACCTGGACGAGCTGTCCTGGCTGGGCGGCGATGCCGAGGGCGAGGGCTTCATCGAACGCAACCGCCGCGAGTGCAACGAGCGATGGGCCGAGGTGCAGCGCTGCATCGACAGCGGCAACCATCCCGGCGTGGACGCGGCGCTCGGCATCCAGCGCTTCGCGGACTGGGAATCCTGGGCCTGGCAGTTCGGCTTCGGCGGCCTGTCGCATCCGTATTTCGATGGCTACGAGGCGCCGCGCGACGAGCGCTTTGCCGATTTCGAGCCGGAAGAAGAAGACGACGAAGACGGCCATGAACGCCTCGACTACGACAACCACCTGGGCGGCGAACTCTGGCGTTTCGAGGTCGACGGCCGCTGGGGCGTGATGCGCATCGCGCACGACGACGACGGCACCAGCCATCGCACCACCGTGGTCGAGCCTGCGTGGGACGACATCCGCTATGCCGGCGGGAGCGATCCGTGCCTGCTCTGGATCTCGCAGGGTGAGCGCTCGGGCCTGCTGCTCGCCGACGCCGAAGCGCCGCGCGTGCTGCTCGAACCGCAGCTCGACGAGGTCTGGGCCTTCGAGGACGACATCGCCACGGCCCTGGTCGGCGACCACATCGGCCTGCTGCGCACCGACGGCAGTTGGCTGCTCGAGCCCTCGGTCGACGAGGTCTGGAGCTTTGTCGAAGGCCGGGTGCGCGCCCGCGTGGGCGAGCGCATCGGGTACATCGACCTGCTGGGCCAATGGACCATTGCGCCGCAGTTCGAAGAGGCCGAAGACTTCACGCCCTTCGGCCTCGCCCCCGTGCGCGGTGACGAGGGCGGCTGGGGGCTGGTGCGCGCTGGCGGCGACTGGGCCGTGCCGCCGGGTTTCGACAGCCTCCAGTGGCGCCACGACTGGGAGGCCTTCGAAGCCACGCGCGACGGCAAGGCCGGGCTCCTCGATGCGCAAGGCCGCGTCGTGATCGAGCCGGTGTACGCGCAGGTCGACCTGCTCGAGGAATATCCCATCGAGTTCCTGACGACCGAGGACAACGATCCGGCCAACGAGCGCGGCGCCCAGGCCCGGCCGAAGCGCTTTGCCGTGGAACGCGCCGACGGCCTGTGCGGCCTGATCGATGGGCGGGGCCGTGTGCTCGTGCCTTTCGACTACGGCCGGTTCGAGACCCTGGAGCCGCTGAGCGGCCAGGAGCGCGCCCACGCCATGGTCCGGCGCGATCTGGTGCGCGTGGCGTCCAAGGGCGGGCGCACGGCGAAGAACGCGCCGTGGCTGCGCGGCATCTACGACGTGGCCGCCGGCCGCGAGCTGGTGCCTTGCCGGCACCGCACGCTCCAGCCGCTGGCCTGGGGCACGCAGGACATCGGCTGGCTGGTCGCCGATCCGGCGCCGCGCGGCGCGAAGGTCGAGAAGGGGCAGCTCGCGTGGGCGTCCTGCGTGCCGACGGCACGGTGCTGCACCCGCAGGCCTATCCGTGGGTCTCCGCCGCGGTGTCGGTCTCCGACAGCTGGCTGGCCACGGTGGTCCGCTCGGAGTTGTGCAAGCGCTGGAGCGCCGGCGAGCCGGTGA